AGGTTGTGGGGAGTATTTACATCACTACCATCTCCATGTGGTTCTCATGCACCCAGCCAAAGTCACACAGCCTTTGCAAGTTCAGTTTAAAAGAGTCGAAGGAGTGTGCATGTCACAGGTTCAGTTTAAAAGACTGAAAGAAGTGTGTGCGagtctgtgtgtgcacatacaTCACCCAGATGTTGGGATTGAAGtggagcaggacagcagcaggagtgcAGGGATTGTGCAGATAAGGAACCACGAGAAAGATGGACAATGAAAACGGGAGCGGAGGTGTGAACAAAACAACCACCTCTATCTATGCATATCCACATGCCCACACTCCCAACCCTTCCCAGCGGGCCGGGCTGTGCTGCCGGCGCGCTAACCCCACCGCGGCGACGGCAGCACGGCTCCGCACGGCCAACCCCGCCCGCCTTCGGGGCCGCCTCCCGCTCCGCCCGCCGGGCACGGCTGCCGGGGCcggccccggggcggggcggcggccggCGGAGCCACAGCCAGGTGACCTTGCCAGGCAGAGCCGGGCTGCGCCTGCCGCCGTCAGCGAGGAAGCTGGGTGGGGAGACGGCCGAGATGGTGGAGGACGGCGgcgaggaggaggcggaggggGAGAGCGGGGAGATgccggcggccgcggccccgctgcAGCGCTGCAATGGCTTCCTGCCCGGCAAggaggcggcgggcggcgggcgggcggccccggcgggcggcgggcagcagccggccccggcggccccggAGGCCGAGGCGATGctggcggcgggcggcgggcggccgGAGGCGCGGCTGGAGACGCGGCTGTCGCGGCGGCGGCTGGCGGTGCTGGCCGTCTTCAGCTGCTACTCGCTGGTGAACGCCTTCCAGTGGATCCAGTACAGCATCCTCAGCAACGTGTTCGCCAGCTTCTACGGCGTCTCCTTCACGGAGATCGACTGGCTGTCCATGGTGTACATGGTGGCCTACGTGCCGCTGATCCTGCCGGCCACCTGGCTGCTGGACGCCCGCGGGCTGCGCCTCACGGCGCTGCTGGGCGCGGGGCTCAACGCGCTGGGCGCCTGGCTCAAGTGCGGCAGCCTGGCCCCCCAGCGCTACCCGCTCACGCTGGCCGCACAGGCCGTCTGCGCCGTCGCCCAGGTCTTCATCCTGGGGCTGCCCTCCCGCATCGCCTCCGTCTGGTTCGGCCCCACCGAGGTCTCCACCGCCTGCGccgtggctgtgctgggcaacCAGGTAGGGTCGGAGGGGAGCGAGGGGGGCTTTGGAGAAGCGGGCTTCTTTGGAAGTTAAAGACGTTACTTCGAGTTAAAAATAAGGTGCTTAAGTGGGAAAAGGCATTCTCCAGGATATGGTTTTTGGGAGAGTGGACAGGTGAGGAAGCGGGGCCAAGCTCAAGGTGATGCTGCGTCCCGCCTGCCCGGCCAGCCTGGCTGTGCGGGAACCTGGCCATGTGGCAGCTCACACGCTTCCATCAGCTGCCGGCAGTACATCAGTCGAGACCCTTTTCAGCAGTGGTCCTGCTCcacttcctcttcctcttgcATTTTGGCATTTGGATTCACTTGACTGAATCCACCCCCGCTTGGAGGGGTGTGAAGTACGTGAACTTTCATGAAGAGCCTCAGCGTCAACATATATtggtttctgctttttaaaatgtggccTCTAATTGCCAGGTGCCAGTAGTCAATACCCTGGTGACTCGTGAAGTTTTGTGTAACGCTGTGATAGTTCACATCGCTGTGAGGAGTTGGTAACTGAGTCACGGATTCCTCAAGCTCCCTGGTCCTGGCCAGTTTCAGAGAGCTGGAACAGGTGTGTTTGAAAGCACAGGTGCAAGTATGATACTTTTTCCTCCTATAGCCTTGTTCTCACCTCCTGTCACTgtcccagcttttttttttttttccccccgtgGCAAAAAATTGCTAAGATTCAAATCAGCATCTCTGGTGCAGGCTGAGATCATAGGTAGAGTTTGGTTAAGGTAACAGGTGATTTGATTATTCTCACGTGAGTCTAATGATTTTATGTTTGTGCACTTTGGATTATGACAGTGGTGACATTAATGTTATATGTTTACAGTTAGGGTGGTAACCGAGCTGATTCCTCATTAGCTGATAGCTGGCTGTTTGCAGTTTTTCCAAAAAGAGTTTTTCTGCACTGAAGTTTTCCAGTGGACATGTCAACTGTCCCTTTCGGACTGAAGATTTCAGAAATTGTTGGTTGTTTCAGCAGTGAGGCAAAAGTTTTGTATCTGCATCCTGATGTCAGGTTAAAGGTTTCTTTGACAGCTAAATTTCCACTCTTCCTGATGTGTGCCAGTCCTCCCAGTAGCAAGGTGCGTTTTCAGTTCTGTGGTAGAGTGTCAAGTATCCAGCTTGGAGTGTGAAACTGATGCTTTGCTTGGATGCTGAGATGTGGGGTTGAAGTGGCTCAggacaggagcaggagagcagagattGTTTGGATAGGAACCCTGAGAAAGATGAACAAGGGAAACGGGatcaaaatgcaaacaaaataaGCCGTAGTTATTTCTGGAGTGCATTCCCCTTCAGAAGCTAGGACTGATCTCAGTGTGCCTGCTGAAGTGCTTGCTGGTCCTCTGTCAATAGATCAACAGAATTTCTCTATTCTCAGGTTttgcttccttaaaaaaaccccccagactCTCAAAAGCTAGATTGAAAGAGTAGCAAGATGCCAAGTTAGGCACTTGGAAGTTACAAGTAGTGTTGTCTGTGTATCCCACTGCAGTTCCTTCTGCGTCCGCATTCCCATTGGGTCTCGCTGTACTGGATGATTGCGCAAGGTGAACTATGTAACAGAGCAGGTTGCTATAACCCACTGAGCTGTCATCCGATTGCTTATCAGATACTGTGTATGACTTCAGAGCTACAGCAAACACAGCTGGGACCGCAGGCAGGGGAGGAACAGAGCAGTTATCAAAAATTAGATCTCACCTCTTGAGAGGCTGATCATTTGCAATTGGAGCACAAATCACTGGGAATGCAGCGATGTACCTGTTAAGTAAGGGCCGTTAGGAGTGCCAGATCTCCACAGGTATTTAAAATCTTTAATGAGGCACCCCAAACTTATTGGAACGCTTCCTCTGGCCTTAACCTCTCTAGATGTAAATGATGGAAAATGGTATCACTCGACTTTGTTGGAATAGTGTGGGTACTGTATGGGCTCCTGttgggggaggaaaaagaataCCTTAAGAAAAAGGTAACTGTGTACTCAGCTCATGTTTGTAGGGTTCATGTACTGAAGGGTGAGCACAAAATGAGACAAACTCTTCATTTGACCACTGGATACTGTGTAAATCTGATGGCGTGGGGGGCAAAAAAGGTAGCAAAACCCTCATCAGGGTATACACAAAGGATGCTTCCTAAGCCCAGTAGCACACCTTTCATGTGCGTGCTTTCTGATTGTTGGACTTGCTACTCTGACAGTTTTTGgtgctctttttttcatttaattttatctAAAGTAAATGTTCCAAAACTTTAAAATGCCATTTAGTTTTGgaggagcagaagagagaaattgGAGAGTAGTCCAGGACTTGTTCCttcatgttttaaaatgctttgtatatatatgtatatgctCAAAATTTCAGTCCCTTTGTTTTGTCTCTTTAACACAAAGTCAGTTGTTATGTTGGAATTTACTCCACATACAACCACTACTActtcattctgtgatttttatttatttctgtagcaATAattgttgggtttggttttgtgtttcttaATAAGGGTAttccttttctcttgcttttctctgctctATCTGTTCTGCAGTAAACCTTACAGTTTACAGGCTTTGTAACTGTAGTGGCAGGAGTGTGACATCAAATGGAGAAGAACATTTCTACAAGAGTAGATGGAGTCTTGTGTCATGTCTAGCCCTTCAGTTGCAGGATACAAATTGATGTTCATGTGTGGTACTTTCCCTTTCCTGTGAAAGATTCTTGTATAAGTCCTAGGTGTAGTGTAAATATATACACTAAGTTTAGTATTGTAGTTTAATTGAGAAATGAAAAGGTTAAAACCTGAGTTATGGAAGATCTGATTGTAAAACAACATTGAGAGCAAGTGGCTCAGAAGTATGATACTAAAGTTTTATTAATGCTTATTATGATAACAATTCTGAATTCTACCTGGTAAAGCTTTTTGCTTCTGTTAATTTTTATGTTCatagggaaattatttttggttttcttttcttgctttacAGCTTGGTACTGCAATTGGCTTTTTGTTGCCACCTGTTTTGGTTCCAAATACACCGAATGACATTGATCTTATGGCACATAACATCGGCATCATGTTCTATGGAACAGCGATAGTGTCCACTCTTTTGTTCTTCTTAACAGGCGTTGGTAAGTGTTTACATTTCTGGAATTTACATGCTGACTATGGGGAGTGTTTACAGCATCTCACTTAAAGCAGCTGACTGCTCAAAGTAGTTGAGGTTACAATTTTTCCAGTTTGTGTTCACTTACC
The DNA window shown above is from Corvus hawaiiensis isolate bCorHaw1 chromosome 3, bCorHaw1.pri.cur, whole genome shotgun sequence and carries:
- the FLVCR1 gene encoding feline leukemia virus subgroup C receptor-related protein 1 is translated as MVEDGGEEEAEGESGEMPAAAAPLQRCNGFLPGKEAAGGGRAAPAGGGQQPAPAAPEAEAMLAAGGGRPEARLETRLSRRRLAVLAVFSCYSLVNAFQWIQYSILSNVFASFYGVSFTEIDWLSMVYMVAYVPLILPATWLLDARGLRLTALLGAGLNALGAWLKCGSLAPQRYPLTLAAQAVCAVAQVFILGLPSRIASVWFGPTEVSTACAVAVLGNQLGTAIGFLLPPVLVPNTPNDIDLMAHNIGIMFYGTAIVSTLLFFLTGVVFEEKPKYPPSHSQAVLQTKPPEDYSYKQSIINLFKNIPFILLLVSYGIMTGAFYSVSTLLNQMIVTHYAGEEVNAGRIGLTLVVAGMVGSIICGLWLDYTKTYKQTTLIVYILSFIGLLVFTFTLDLGYLIVVFVTGGVLGFFMTGYLPLGFEFAVEITYPESEGTSSGLLNASAQIFGIVFTLVQGKLTTDYSPRAGNIFLCAWIFVGIILTALIKSDLRRHNVNSGIMNLDVKAVPVDSPVEPESTLKIQSAL